From a region of the Polynucleobacter corsicus genome:
- a CDS encoding DUF3422 domain-containing protein, whose product MKPYDHPARKQLHEEVHARPPIALWPNERVLSQSFLLDANSRQTQIEWIQKLSVALGISNDHQQDHSFKMLTLAPEPERVLIKWELHGEFATIAAITHNPIKITGPLLESRLALEKSLDALLQSLGCPTIVEAGGERISALDLAFEHRPLFAEAQEVSSIFSGNTVLGSYILSSKKAQLWTDLRLDEDGFISYFIPHDILGSRQAGRVARAIAEAETYRMAAMIAFPVAKSLSMPLRTAESELADLSESISQLQTEPGVHTEKDGQFLGELSNLASRAEQWISGYGLRFTASEAYSQLLNKNLFELAESAIPGVQSLSEFMDRRFQPAMGTCIWTQRRLKELSDRISRTTQTLRTRIEFVNEEQTQKLLASMDQRARLQLRLQETVESLSVLVLTYYAVSLLAYMAKGGKEAGLAIHPEIIAAIAAPVVAIAFLFISKRRRKRIIEMGKSL is encoded by the coding sequence ATGAAACCTTACGATCATCCCGCTCGAAAACAATTGCACGAAGAGGTGCATGCGCGTCCACCTATTGCGCTTTGGCCAAATGAAAGAGTGCTATCACAATCCTTTTTGCTTGACGCAAATTCTCGTCAGACTCAAATTGAATGGATTCAAAAACTTAGTGTCGCCTTAGGTATTTCCAATGATCATCAGCAGGATCACTCCTTTAAGATGTTGACTCTGGCGCCTGAACCGGAGAGGGTATTAATTAAATGGGAGTTGCATGGCGAGTTTGCAACCATTGCAGCTATTACACACAACCCCATCAAAATCACTGGACCGTTATTGGAGTCACGCCTCGCTCTGGAAAAGAGTTTGGATGCATTACTTCAAAGTCTAGGCTGTCCAACCATTGTTGAGGCTGGCGGCGAAAGAATTTCTGCCTTAGATCTCGCATTTGAGCATCGCCCCCTCTTTGCGGAAGCTCAAGAAGTGTCTTCCATCTTTAGTGGGAATACCGTACTAGGTAGTTACATCTTATCGAGCAAGAAGGCTCAGTTGTGGACGGACTTGCGTTTAGATGAAGATGGCTTCATCTCTTATTTCATTCCCCACGATATTTTGGGCTCACGTCAGGCTGGTCGTGTGGCACGTGCAATTGCTGAAGCTGAAACTTATCGAATGGCAGCCATGATCGCTTTTCCGGTAGCGAAGAGCCTTTCGATGCCACTTCGAACTGCAGAGTCGGAATTGGCGGATTTATCTGAAAGTATTTCTCAATTACAAACTGAACCAGGAGTGCATACCGAAAAAGATGGCCAGTTTTTAGGTGAACTCTCTAATCTAGCCTCGCGAGCAGAGCAATGGATCTCCGGGTATGGATTGCGCTTTACTGCATCTGAAGCTTATAGCCAATTACTGAATAAAAATCTATTCGAGCTAGCGGAGTCTGCGATTCCGGGTGTGCAGTCCCTCTCCGAGTTTATGGATCGACGTTTTCAGCCGGCAATGGGAACTTGTATTTGGACTCAGCGTAGATTAAAAGAATTATCCGACCGAATCTCAAGGACAACTCAAACCTTGAGAACGCGTATTGAATTCGTTAATGAAGAGCAGACTCAAAAATTGCTGGCTAGCATGGATCAACGAGCGCGCTTACAGTTGCGTTTGCAAGAAACCGTGGAGAGCCTATCGGTTCTGGTGTTAACTTACTATGCAGTGAGTTTGCTAGCCTATATGGCTAAGGGTGGTAAAGAAGCTGGCCTTGCTATTCATCCAGAAATTATTGCTGCTATCGCTGCTCCAGTAGTAGCGATTGCTTTCTTATTTATTAGTAAGCGAAGACGTAAGCGAATCATTGAGATGGGTAAATCGCTGTAG
- a CDS encoding ArnT family glycosyltransferase codes for MRGSFTYRNAIFILLLGVFTYLYGLDSRFAPKNGDEYPYMHIVRMTADAGAWLPLQSEMDGIKNTKPPLVFWEGIASTSWGSDWTLFALRWPSVVYTGLTALFLFLTVSRFSGRRQTGLLAALVWLSFFATYRYGRPFLTDPPEVFWLSLPFFALLYWGKAAFESKLLFPVLAGASLGMALLSKSFAYIVPAAFALGLFYWRWRKWSIPKVLLQDLYKVLLIAVLALGVFALWFVLDPFPEAVWKEFVLGENAGKFEARSSNYLLDLVRGGDSVWMLALTTLANAGLFTFVLISALIQCWRERRFMSLEESLLLLLILAFFIVFSLPSQRSGRYLLPVMPAFAAVIALYWDRLPVWGFRIALLLQLLLLTALVWVGGNLQLSNFLGQSGIWSYSPWHWVFMGAAMALVLLGLLNRGRTKVIALAGCFLCYCALTSGLSPLEGALGRYSQATIQGLAGKDVWVPCDYRAKDEEYRLLLPGAILHGYLAKDAGQIDLLTNTYPLVAVQSAIGVEPALCDSCKIVGNRMEMRARHSDAEIQAILRGHIGEHLFVNEYLIATPATIALSLVGKDACR; via the coding sequence ATGCGAGGATCATTTACCTATCGAAATGCCATTTTCATCCTACTTCTAGGTGTATTTACCTATCTATATGGTTTAGATAGTCGCTTTGCTCCGAAGAATGGGGATGAGTATCCCTATATGCATATCGTCCGAATGACCGCGGATGCTGGCGCTTGGTTGCCCCTTCAATCGGAGATGGACGGCATCAAAAATACGAAGCCTCCTTTGGTATTTTGGGAGGGCATTGCTAGTACCAGCTGGGGAAGCGACTGGACACTCTTCGCACTACGTTGGCCCAGTGTTGTGTATACCGGCTTAACCGCACTATTCTTATTTTTGACCGTCTCTCGTTTTAGCGGTAGACGGCAGACTGGCTTATTGGCAGCTTTAGTATGGCTCTCCTTTTTTGCAACTTACCGCTATGGTCGTCCGTTTTTAACAGACCCCCCCGAAGTCTTTTGGCTAAGCTTGCCTTTCTTCGCACTGCTGTATTGGGGTAAAGCTGCTTTTGAATCGAAGCTTTTATTTCCTGTATTGGCAGGCGCCTCTCTTGGCATGGCTTTACTGTCAAAGTCTTTTGCCTATATTGTTCCTGCCGCATTTGCTTTGGGCTTGTTCTACTGGCGTTGGCGTAAATGGAGTATTCCCAAGGTCTTATTGCAAGACCTTTACAAAGTCCTGCTGATTGCTGTGCTCGCTTTGGGCGTATTTGCACTTTGGTTTGTGCTTGATCCGTTCCCTGAAGCGGTTTGGAAAGAATTTGTTTTGGGTGAAAATGCCGGTAAGTTTGAAGCGCGTAGCTCCAACTATTTATTGGATTTAGTGCGGGGTGGCGATAGTGTTTGGATGCTGGCTTTAACGACTTTAGCTAATGCCGGACTCTTTACCTTCGTGTTGATTTCTGCATTAATTCAATGTTGGCGAGAGCGGCGTTTCATGTCTCTTGAAGAGAGTCTGTTACTGCTATTGATCTTAGCCTTTTTTATTGTGTTTAGTTTGCCAAGTCAGCGCTCTGGGCGTTATCTACTTCCAGTGATGCCAGCTTTTGCTGCCGTGATCGCACTGTATTGGGATCGATTGCCCGTCTGGGGATTTCGGATTGCATTACTACTGCAGTTGCTATTACTTACCGCGCTGGTTTGGGTGGGCGGTAATTTACAACTGTCAAACTTCCTAGGTCAGTCTGGCATCTGGAGTTACTCCCCTTGGCATTGGGTTTTTATGGGAGCCGCGATGGCCCTAGTATTGCTTGGACTATTGAATCGAGGGCGTACCAAGGTAATCGCTTTGGCGGGCTGCTTTCTTTGCTATTGCGCACTGACAAGTGGCTTATCACCGCTCGAGGGTGCCTTGGGTCGTTACTCGCAAGCAACAATCCAAGGCCTTGCCGGAAAAGATGTTTGGGTGCCTTGCGACTATCGCGCCAAGGATGAAGAGTATCGACTCTTGTTACCTGGGGCAATATTGCATGGCTATTTGGCAAAGGATGCCGGTCAAATTGATTTGCTGACGAATACTTACCCGTTGGTAGCGGTGCAGTCAGCGATTGGTGTGGAGCCCGCCTTGTGTGATTCTTGCAAAATAGTGGGTAATCGGATGGAGATGCGAGCACGCCATTCTGATGCAGAGATTCAGGCGATACTTAGGGGTCATATTGGAGAACACTTGTTTGTGAATGAATATTTAATTGCTACTCCTGCAACTATTGCGTTGTCATTGGTGGGTAAGGATGCTTGTCGATGA
- a CDS encoding TAXI family TRAP transporter solute-binding subunit — protein MGSIKQDIKETYLGLYETVQEKWSDFSQFLKEAWPILAFLLVVLLGVWWYADPPPPRHVVIATGQPGGSYDALGKKYAAFFNKKGITLELLPTKGAEENVAHLVDRKDPVQAAFVQAGAFNPHEVVGVESLGTISYDPIWLFYRGPEIKANDFQAIKARASFFLNSRMSIGLKGGGTHAQAMHVLKANGFEEGSHFLNFSNTQSVEALQKGDIDAAFIVDAYEAPNVQKLLKDPGLHLVAFDRAEAYARLLPYMQILNVPAGSFSLARNFPPRDIKLMASTTNLLIDDRMHPALQFLFLEAAREINGKASFFAESGEFPSFKNTGLPQSSVALHYEKNGSPLLMLYFPFWLAELINRLVFVLLPFCAVAYPVLLTLPGYRNKRMKRKIDKLYGTLKNYERELTENFLPEVKDEYLKKLDLLEYEALQLKVSKSMSGDYYALRTSIDYVRNCLNRGVHPYQSQDNAVGV, from the coding sequence ATGGGAAGTATCAAACAAGACATTAAAGAAACTTATCTCGGGCTATATGAAACCGTTCAGGAAAAGTGGAGTGATTTTTCTCAGTTCCTGAAAGAAGCTTGGCCTATTTTGGCCTTTCTCTTGGTGGTCTTGCTCGGAGTGTGGTGGTACGCCGATCCACCACCTCCAAGGCATGTTGTGATTGCAACTGGCCAGCCCGGCGGCTCCTACGACGCTTTAGGAAAAAAGTACGCTGCTTTTTTCAATAAAAAAGGTATTACTCTTGAATTGCTCCCAACAAAGGGTGCTGAAGAAAATGTGGCGCACTTGGTTGATCGCAAGGATCCAGTTCAGGCTGCCTTTGTACAAGCAGGTGCATTTAATCCTCATGAGGTTGTTGGAGTGGAATCTCTTGGCACGATTTCTTATGACCCAATTTGGTTGTTCTATCGCGGTCCAGAGATTAAGGCAAATGATTTTCAGGCTATTAAAGCTCGCGCCAGTTTCTTTCTGAATTCCAGAATGTCGATTGGTTTGAAGGGTGGCGGCACTCATGCGCAAGCAATGCATGTCCTGAAAGCCAATGGCTTTGAAGAGGGATCTCATTTTCTAAATTTCTCTAATACTCAATCGGTTGAAGCTTTGCAAAAAGGTGATATCGATGCAGCGTTTATTGTGGATGCTTACGAGGCTCCGAATGTTCAGAAATTATTAAAGGACCCTGGCTTGCATTTAGTTGCCTTTGATCGTGCGGAAGCCTATGCACGCTTGCTGCCATATATGCAAATACTAAATGTCCCTGCAGGCTCATTTAGCCTGGCGCGGAACTTTCCTCCAAGAGATATTAAGTTGATGGCTTCAACTACGAATTTACTGATTGATGACAGAATGCATCCGGCGCTCCAATTTTTATTTTTAGAGGCTGCACGCGAGATTAACGGTAAAGCAAGCTTCTTTGCGGAGAGTGGCGAATTTCCTTCCTTTAAAAATACAGGGCTTCCACAAAGCTCAGTAGCTTTACATTACGAAAAAAATGGCTCGCCATTATTAATGCTCTATTTCCCTTTTTGGTTGGCAGAACTGATCAATCGCTTAGTTTTTGTATTGCTGCCATTCTGTGCCGTGGCATATCCTGTCTTGCTAACTTTGCCGGGCTATCGCAATAAGCGCATGAAGCGAAAAATTGATAAGTTATACGGCACCCTTAAGAACTACGAGCGAGAGCTCACTGAAAACTTTCTGCCGGAAGTGAAAGATGAATATCTGAAGAAATTGGATTTACTGGAGTACGAGGCATTGCAGTTAAAAGTCTCTAAAAGTATGTCTGGCGATTATTACGCCTTACGAACCAGCATAGACTATGTCCGTAACTGCCTTAATCGGGGTGTCCATCCATATCAATCTCAAGATAATGCTGTTGGCGTATAG
- a CDS encoding NAD(P)/FAD-dependent oxidoreductase, translating into MDRRHFIGQSAAAVGLLAGLSSQTKAANLQKAEILVIGGGYGGATAAKYLRLFSNNTARVTLIEPNTSFVSCPMSNLVIGGSRTIAEITSPYDTLSKRHGIKIIQDSVSSIDPDKKTVTLASGKTLRYDKAIVSPGVSLNFKSVEGLAQANKDGVTLQAWKAGPETVALHKQIAAMREGGTFAISIPEAPYRCPPGPYERACQVASYLQQHNPKGKVLILDANQDVVSKGALFKKVWAEQYAGMIEYRPKSNVVGVDAKTKTLKLEVEDDVKADVLNILPQMSAGEIAIKTGLANSNGRWANVNFLNFESTARKDIHVLGDAIQVAPLMPKSGHMANQHAKVAAAAIVAELNGWEINPAPVLTNTCYSFVNSREVVHVASVHQYNAAEKTFKTVPGSGGLSPAPSVLEGIYAWGWAHNIWADSLG; encoded by the coding sequence ATGGATCGTCGACATTTTATAGGTCAGAGCGCTGCAGCAGTTGGCCTGCTTGCAGGTCTCTCAAGCCAAACTAAAGCAGCTAATTTACAAAAAGCAGAAATCTTGGTCATTGGTGGTGGATATGGTGGTGCTACCGCCGCTAAATATTTGCGACTCTTCTCCAATAACACCGCCAGAGTGACTCTGATTGAGCCCAATACATCTTTTGTGTCCTGCCCAATGTCTAATTTGGTCATCGGTGGCTCACGTACGATCGCTGAAATTACCTCACCGTATGACACCCTCAGCAAGCGCCATGGCATCAAGATTATTCAAGATAGCGTCAGCAGCATTGATCCAGATAAAAAGACAGTAACGCTCGCCTCTGGAAAAACTTTACGCTACGACAAAGCCATTGTGTCTCCTGGCGTTTCACTGAACTTCAAAAGCGTTGAAGGCCTCGCACAAGCCAATAAAGATGGTGTAACACTACAAGCCTGGAAAGCTGGCCCAGAAACGGTTGCCTTGCATAAGCAAATCGCTGCTATGCGTGAAGGTGGTACTTTTGCAATCAGCATTCCAGAAGCTCCCTATCGCTGCCCTCCTGGACCTTATGAGCGTGCATGTCAGGTGGCAAGCTACCTTCAGCAACACAATCCTAAGGGTAAGGTATTGATTTTGGATGCCAATCAGGATGTCGTATCTAAGGGTGCTTTATTCAAGAAGGTTTGGGCTGAGCAATACGCTGGAATGATTGAGTATCGCCCAAAGAGCAATGTAGTTGGTGTTGATGCGAAAACTAAAACACTCAAACTCGAAGTTGAAGATGATGTGAAGGCTGATGTATTAAATATCTTACCGCAAATGTCTGCTGGTGAAATCGCCATCAAAACTGGATTAGCCAATTCCAATGGCCGATGGGCGAATGTCAACTTCCTCAACTTTGAATCAACGGCACGCAAAGATATTCATGTGCTAGGTGACGCGATTCAAGTTGCACCACTAATGCCCAAATCTGGCCACATGGCTAATCAACATGCCAAAGTCGCAGCAGCGGCAATCGTTGCAGAATTGAATGGCTGGGAAATCAATCCAGCACCAGTTCTGACAAACACCTGCTATAGCTTTGTAAATAGCCGAGAAGTGGTACACGTTGCTAGCGTCCATCAATACAATGCCGCCGAAAAAACATTCAAGACCGTTCCTGGTTCTGGAGGTCTATCACCAGCACCCTCTGTTCTTGAGGGTATTTATGCTTGGGGCTGGGCACACAACATCTGGGCAGATAGCTTAGGTTAA
- a CDS encoding c-type cytochrome: MQVKYLKPILVTSALIGLSQWSGLGFAQTADQLYQRSLAATCANCHGTDGKGVVDGGMPLINNLTSEQMLAKLKAYKSGALEGTIMPQLAKGYSDEQLTTIANQLGKKQ; this comes from the coding sequence ATGCAAGTGAAGTATTTAAAACCTATTTTGGTAACTAGCGCCCTCATTGGCCTGAGCCAGTGGAGTGGACTGGGCTTCGCCCAAACCGCTGACCAACTATATCAACGTAGCCTTGCTGCTACCTGCGCCAATTGCCACGGTACCGATGGCAAAGGCGTTGTGGATGGCGGCATGCCTCTAATAAATAACCTCACTAGCGAACAAATGCTCGCCAAACTAAAGGCTTATAAATCTGGGGCATTAGAGGGCACCATCATGCCTCAGTTAGCTAAAGGCTATTCTGACGAACAACTCACCACTATTGCCAATCAACTTGGCAAGAAACAATAA